In one Deinococcus humi genomic region, the following are encoded:
- a CDS encoding GNAT family N-acetyltransferase, which yields MPPFNVRRLGPGDEHVLAQIAQDETDFTGEEPSPPLSPEAAHDYLSDPAVWHWHAETDGQPIGFLMAYVHRQRHGEARHVMFEEIGVRESWRRRGVGRALLAALHRQMRAESIGEVWVLSDNPEAQAFYEDGGYAVDELQGVLLSRQVDDREA from the coding sequence ATGCCCCCCTTCAATGTCCGCCGTCTCGGCCCTGGCGATGAACATGTTCTCGCACAGATCGCCCAGGATGAAACCGACTTCACAGGCGAGGAGCCCAGCCCGCCCCTGTCCCCCGAGGCAGCTCACGACTATCTGTCCGATCCTGCCGTGTGGCACTGGCACGCCGAGACGGACGGGCAGCCTATCGGCTTCCTGATGGCCTACGTTCACCGTCAGCGGCACGGCGAGGCCCGGCACGTCATGTTCGAGGAGATCGGGGTGCGCGAGAGCTGGCGCCGGCGAGGCGTGGGACGCGCGCTGCTGGCCGCCCTGCACCGGCAGATGCGCGCCGAGAGTATAGGGGAGGTCTGGGTGCTGTCCGACAACCCGGAAGCGCAGGCGTTTTACGAGGACGGCGGGTACGCGGTGGACGAGTTACAGGGAGTGCTGCTGTCGCGACAGGTGGATGACAGAGAAGCGTAA